The following coding sequences are from one Nicotiana tabacum cultivar K326 chromosome 1, ASM71507v2, whole genome shotgun sequence window:
- the LOC142180779 gene encoding uncharacterized protein LOC142180779 isoform X2: MVKECPNNDMTEAMIQQTFYRGINTTNQCIVNQIAGGNFMKLSYDEACDVLEKMDDTSSAWQSRSNMPQGDPTVIHLHKELNDHGQAIAEITTTLNQLAKAQLQQVQNPRQVNAMEGVNILVNKRRQRRQQNQGNSEQFDDDCDGCQNDGYDEQSEEVKHGKNYQGQRGNSSNKQQWTPQDNWGNQQQNSGNWGNINQNNNWGNQNNNQSNQGNWNGNNNNWGNNNQGGWNNGNQGNRGQGFQRPPMYQQPNNPPSFPCQGPSSSGNDMGIIEMMFKQMMKKNADSDIQLASHNTSIRNLEVQLGQISQSLNTRPKGALPSDTVVNPKVGNNHVMAVTTRSGRGGDVNASKQKQILDDDVELQEDEVPLVVEDVVEENVNNKVRIDIQDVEGGNSK; encoded by the coding sequence atggtgaaagaatgccccaacaatgatatgaccgaagctatgatccaacaaaccttctaccggggcattaacaccacaaaccaatgcatagtgaaccaaattgccgggggcaattttatgaagttgtcatatgatgaggcatgtgatgtacttgaaaaGATGGatgacacttcttctgcatggcaaagtagatccaatatgcctcaaggtgaccccacggttatTCATTTGCATAAGGAACTAAATGATCACGGGCAAGCTATAGCTGAGATTACAACTACtctgaaccaattggcaaaggcacagttgcaacaagttcaaaatcctcgccaagtgaatgccatggagggtgttaatatacttgtcaacaaaagaaggcaaagaaggcaacaaaaccaagggaattctgagcaatttgatgatgactgtgatgggtgtcaaaatgatggttatgatgaacaaagtgaagaggttaAACATGGGAAAAATTATCAAGGCCAACGGGGCAACTCTTCCAACAAACAACAGTGGACACCTCAAgataattggggcaatcaacaacaaaacagtggtaattggggcaacatcaaccaaaacaacaactggggtaatcaaaacaacaatcaaagcaaccaagggaattggaatggtaataacaacaattggggtaacaataatcaaggtggatggaacaatggaaaccaaggaaaccgggggcaaggctttcaaaggcccccaatgtaccaacaaccgaacaatccaccctcATTTCCAtgtcaaggtcctagttcttctggcaATGATATGGGTAtaattgaaatgatgttcaaacagatgatgaagaagaatgcggattctgatatacagttggcttcccacaatacctctatcagaaacttggaggtgcaattaggccaaatctctcagtctttaaatactcgccctaagggtgctctaccaagtgatacggtagtgaacccgaaagTTGGAAACAATCATGTCATGGCGGTAACAAcgagaagtgggagaggcggtgatgtgaatgcttccaaacaaaaacaaatcttggatgatgatgttgagttgcaagaagatgaagtccctttggtagttgaagatgtggttgaagaaaatgtgaacaacaaagtgaggattgatattcaagatgtcgaaggtggaaactcaaaatga
- the LOC142180779 gene encoding uncharacterized protein LOC142180779 isoform X1, whose protein sequence is MPYSVFKTLGIGQPRPTSMRLQMADRSMKRPLGIIDNVFVRVDKFILPTDFVTLDYEVDYEVPIKLGRPFLDMGKALVDVEVGKIIFRVGDEKVVFHVCKSMKQPNSTEVCSFVDLVIVVIICDTSAMINVEDPLEAVLLNLDVNEDASRVECVNSLHGMGSYSYQPRKLSLDLENRKTPPTKPSIEKPPVLELKPLPSHLMYEFLGSNSTLPVILYSCLTNMQVEATLVVLQKRKKTIGWTLADIRGISPAFCMHKIILEDDAKPSLEHQRRLNEAIQEVVKKEVIKWLDVGVVYPISDSSWASPVQCVPKKGGMTVVTNSQNELIPTRTDTGWRVCMDYRKLNKVTRKDHCPLPFLDQMLNRLARRAFYCLLDGYSGYNQILIAPEDQEKTTFTYPYGTFAFSRMPFRLCNAPATF, encoded by the coding sequence atgccctactcagttttcaaaactttgggtattgggcaacctaggccaacttccatgaggttacaaatggcagatagatcgatgaagagacctttgggtattattgataatGTGTTTGTCCgtgtggacaaatttatcttgccaactGACTTTGTGACCTTGGACTACGAAGTGGACTACGAAGTTCCAATCaaattgggaagacctttcctagatATGGGGAAGGCATTGGTAGATGTGGAAGTAGGGAAAATCatcttccgggtgggtgatgaaaaggtggtttttcatgtgtgcaagtctatgaagcagcccaatagtaccgaggtgtgctcttttgttgacctcgtCATAGTAGTGATAATTTGTGACAcaagtgcaatgatcaatgtggaggacccattggaggctgtattgttgaatcttgatgtcaatgaggatgcaagccgagtggagtgcgtgaattctttacatggaatgggctcttattcttaccagcctaggaaattgtctttggatctcgagaatagaaagactccaccaactaaaccttcaattgagaagcctccggtgttggagttgaaaccacttccttcACACCTCatgtatgagttcttaggctcaaattctactttgccagttattctttattcttgccttactaacatgcaggttgaagccacattggtggtgcttcaaaagcggaaaaagacaattggatggactctagctgatattcggggaataagccctgcattctgtatgcataaaattatcttggaggatgatgcaaagccttccttggagcatcaaagaagattgaacgaagcaatacaagaagttgtgaaaaaagaggtgatcaagtggttggatgtcggggttgtgtaccccatctctgatagctcttgggcttcgccggtgcaatgtgtaccgaagaagggtggcatgaccgtggttacaaattctcagaatgagttgattcctacaagaacagacactggttggagggtatgcatggactaccgcaagttgaataaggtgacccgcaaggatcactgcCCTTTGCCTTTCCTTGACCAGATGTTAAACCGACTTGCTAGGCGTGCCTTCTATTGCTTATtagatgggtattctgggtacaaccaaatcttgattgctccggaagatcaggagaagaccacattcacttatccgtatggcacatttgctttctctaggatgccttttaggttgtgtaatgcaccggctacattttag